A single window of Debaryomyces hansenii CBS767 chromosome F complete sequence DNA harbors:
- a CDS encoding DEHA2F02948p (similar to uniprot|Q12458 Saccharomyces cerevisiae YDR368w YPR1 strong similarity to members of the aldo/keto reductase family P6.5.f6.1), whose product MTTRTANNTDYYTLNNGEKIPAVGFGTWKATKKEGAHTAVKIALQTGYRHVDTAVMYDNEEEVGRGIKESGIPREEIFVTTKLWNTDHKQVSKAFDSSLQRLGLDYVDLYIMHWPLPLDPKTEKPYEDWNYIDTYKEMQKLVESKKVKSIGISNCNIEQTKKILDDKDITIKPVVNQVEAHPLLPQLELFDFLKQNDIALEAYSPLGSDNSPLFKDDTIIGISQKYNVHLAQVLVSWAVQRGSIVLPKSVTESRIISNLKTFKLREDDFATLNNLSKEVGPVRTNDPDWFDFGKD is encoded by the coding sequence atgactACTCGTACAGCTAACAACACTGACTATTACACCCTCAACAACGGTGAAAAAATTCCAGCAGTAGGATTTGGAACATGGAAAGCTACTAAAAAAGAAGGAGCACATACAGCTGTCAAAATTGCTTTGCAAACTGGATATAGACATGTTGATACAGCTGTGATGTACgacaatgaagaagaagtcgGTAGAGGAATCAAGGAATCCGGAATTCCAAGAGAGGAGATTTTTGTTACCACAAAATTATGGAATACCGATCATAAACAGGTTAGTAAAGCCTTCGATTCTTCGTTGCAAAGATTAGGTTTGGACTATGTGGACTTGTATATCATGCATTGGCCACTCCCTCTCGATCCTAAAACAGAGAAACCATATGAGGACTGGAATTATATTGATACCTATAAGGAAATGCAAAAGCTTGTGGAGTCTAAAAAGGTAAAGTCTATCGGCATTTCAAACTGTAACATTGAACAAACCAAGAAGATACTAGATGACAAAGACATTACGATCAAGCCTGTTGTCAATCAAGTTGAGGCTCATCCTTTGTTACCACAATTAGagttatttgattttttgaaaCAAAACGACATTGCGCTTGAGGCATACTCTCCATTGGGATCAGACAACTCGCCATTATTTAAGGATGATACCATAATCGGTATTAGTCAAAAGTATAACGTCCATTTAGCTCAAGTATTGGTATCATGGGCAGTTCAGAGAGGTAGTATTGTGTTACCAAAGTCTGTTACTGAATCtagaattatttccaatttaAAGACATTCAAATTACGAGAAGatgattttgcaactttgaataatttgtcCAAAGAAGTTGGACCCGTAAGGACAAATGACCCGGATTggtttgattttggaaagGATTAA
- a CDS encoding DEHA2F02970p (similar to CA5728|IPF2471 Candida albicans IPF2471 maltose acetyltransferase), which yields MSEESIKQEVVDYAYKNLRGIPKGNKEYEKMISQLSYNCFDHELLMSRNLAHERAIDYADIRMKDYDFDPEKHYKAREEYLRTIFGKLGDKSFIEAPFFVDYGFNVSAGKNFYCNFNCTFLDCCLIVFGDNCMCGPNVTFCTPTHAIDPERRLAGEESAGPITVGDNVWFGANAVVLQDITIGDNSIIGAGAVVTKDVPANTVVVGSPARVVKHLTSEQDKIESANHLT from the coding sequence ATGAGCGAGGAATCTATAAAGCAAGAAGTTGTAGACTATGCATATAAAAACTTGAGAGGTATTCCAAAAGGGAATAAAGAGTACGAGAAAATGATTCTGCAGCTTTCCTACAATTGCTTTGACcatgaattattaatgtCAAGAAATTTAGCACACGAAAGAGCTATTGATTATGCTGACATTAGAATGAAGGACTATGACTTTGATCCAGAAAAACACTATAAAGCAAGAGAAGAGTACTTAAGAACTATATTTGGTAAGCTTGGAGATAAGAGTTTTATTGAAGCTCCATTTTTTGTCGATTACGGATTCAATGTAAGTGCCGGaaagaatttttattgtaatttcaattgtaCTTTTCTTGATTGCTGTTTGATTGTGTTTGGGGACAATTGCATGTGTGGCCCCAATGTTACGTTCTGCACACCCACCCATGCAATAGATCCTGAAAGAAGATTAGCAGGTGAGGAATCAGCTGGTCCAATAACTGTTGGTGACAATGTGTGGTTCGGCGCAAATGCCGTTGTTTTGCAAGATATCACAATTGGGGATAACAGTATTATTGGGGCAGGTGCAGTGGTTACCAAAGATGTTCCTGCCAACACAGTTGTTGTCGGATCTCCAGCTAGAGT